In Tursiops truncatus isolate mTurTru1 chromosome 19, mTurTru1.mat.Y, whole genome shotgun sequence, a genomic segment contains:
- the LOC101334266 gene encoding kallikrein-6 isoform X1: MEDMGMAMKTLIVTLILVAAAQTEEQNKVLHGGPCEQTSHPYQAALYASGHLLCGGVLIHPLWVLTAAHCKKPNLQVYLGKHNLQQRESFQEESSVVRTVVHPGYNPATHDQDIMLLRLSRPAKFSAHIQPLSLERDCAANHTSCHILGWGKTADGDFPNIIQCAYLHLVPREECERAYPGEITQNMVCAGDEKLGKDSCQGDSGGPLVCGDRLRGLVSWGNVPCGSKEKPGVYTDVCRYGHWIRKTIQAN, from the exons ATGGAAGACATGG GAATGGCCATGAAGACGCTGATTGTAACACTGATTCTGGTCGCTGCAG cccagaCAGAGGAACAGAATAAGGTGCTGCATGGTGGACCCTGTGAGCAGACGTCTCACCCCTACCAAGCTGCCCTTTACGCCTCAGGCCACTTGCTCTGTGGGGGGGTCCTCATTCACCCACTGTGGGTCCTCACCGCTGCCCACTGCAAAAAACC GAATCTTCAGGTCTACCTGGGGAAGCACAACCTTCAGCAAAGGGAGAGTTTCCAGGAGGAGAGCTCTGTTGTCCGGACTGTGGTCCACCCTGGCTACAACCCCGCCACCCATGACCAGGACATCATGCTGTTGCGCCTGTCACGCCCAGCCAAATTCTCTGCACACATACAGCCCCTGTCCCTGGAAAGGGACTGCGCAGCCAACCACACCAGCTGCCACATCCTAGGCTGGGGCAAGACGGCAGATG GTGATTTCCCTAACATCATCCAGTGTGCATACCTCCACCTGGTGCCCCGTGAGGAGTGTGAGCGTGCCTACCCTGGCGAGATCACCCAAAACATGGTGTGTGCCGGGGATGAGAAGCTCGGGAAGGACTCCTGCCAG GGTGATTCTGGGGGTCCGTTGGTGTGTGGCGACCGTCTCCGAGGCCTTGTGTCATGGGGTAACGTCCCCTGCGGATCCAAGGAGAAGCCAGGCGTCTACACCGACGTCTGCAGATATGGCCACTGGATCCGAAAAACCATTCAGGCCAACTGA
- the LOC101335023 gene encoding LOW QUALITY PROTEIN: kallikrein-8 (The sequence of the model RefSeq protein was modified relative to this genomic sequence to represent the inferred CDS: substituted 3 bases at 3 genomic stop codons) gives MTSPELPQPPWNAITFGSTAQVQAGRQTPEGGCVCICLKPQWFSWPLHXPSGWXSNPLSPAAGHLRAQETEVLEGQECRPRYQPWQTAFLQGVQLICGDVLIDDHCILTAAHCGFRGQRNYTVRLGDHGLQNEDGSEQETAVAQSIPHPCYNSSNKDHNHDLLLIXPCERASLGPKVKPINLADHCPQVGQKCTISSWSSVTSPQGSGRERRSWLAQWTPSHWQSFACRVDKEREVIVMLKFTSGPC, from the exons CAAGTGCAAGCTGGGAGGCAAACACCGgagggggggtgtgtgtgtatctgtttgaAACCACAGTGGTTTTCCTGGCCCCTGCACTGACCCAGTGGATGGTGATCCAaccctctctctcctgctgcaGGACACTTGAGAGCACAGGAGACCGAGGTGCTGGAGGGCCAGGAGTGCAGGCCCCGTTACCAGCCCTGGCAGACGGCCTTTCTCCAGGGTGTCCAGCTAATATGTGGGGATGTTCTCATAGATGACCACTGtatcctcacagcagcccacTGTGGATTCCGGGGGCAGAG GAACTACACAGTCCGCCTGGGAGATCACGGTCTGCAGAATGAAGATGGGTCAGAACAAGAAACAGCTGTGGCTCAGTCCATCCCACACCCCTGCTACAACAGCAGCAACAAGGACCACAACCATGATCTGCTGCTCATTTGACCATGTGAACGGGCATCCCTGGGGCCCAAAGTGAAGCCCATCAACCTGGCAGATCACTGCCCTCAAGTTGGCCAGAAGTGCACCATCTCAAGCTGGAGCTCTGTCACCAGCCCCCAAGgtagtgggagggagaggagaagctgGTTGGCCCAGTGGACCCCAAGCCATTGGCAAAGCTTTGCCTGTAGAGTAGATAAAGAAAGGGAAGTGATTGTGATGTTGAAGTTCACGAGTGGTCCATGTTAG
- the LOC101334266 gene encoding kallikrein-6 isoform X2, whose amino-acid sequence MAMKTLIVTLILVAAAQTEEQNKVLHGGPCEQTSHPYQAALYASGHLLCGGVLIHPLWVLTAAHCKKPNLQVYLGKHNLQQRESFQEESSVVRTVVHPGYNPATHDQDIMLLRLSRPAKFSAHIQPLSLERDCAANHTSCHILGWGKTADGDFPNIIQCAYLHLVPREECERAYPGEITQNMVCAGDEKLGKDSCQGDSGGPLVCGDRLRGLVSWGNVPCGSKEKPGVYTDVCRYGHWIRKTIQAN is encoded by the exons ATGGCCATGAAGACGCTGATTGTAACACTGATTCTGGTCGCTGCAG cccagaCAGAGGAACAGAATAAGGTGCTGCATGGTGGACCCTGTGAGCAGACGTCTCACCCCTACCAAGCTGCCCTTTACGCCTCAGGCCACTTGCTCTGTGGGGGGGTCCTCATTCACCCACTGTGGGTCCTCACCGCTGCCCACTGCAAAAAACC GAATCTTCAGGTCTACCTGGGGAAGCACAACCTTCAGCAAAGGGAGAGTTTCCAGGAGGAGAGCTCTGTTGTCCGGACTGTGGTCCACCCTGGCTACAACCCCGCCACCCATGACCAGGACATCATGCTGTTGCGCCTGTCACGCCCAGCCAAATTCTCTGCACACATACAGCCCCTGTCCCTGGAAAGGGACTGCGCAGCCAACCACACCAGCTGCCACATCCTAGGCTGGGGCAAGACGGCAGATG GTGATTTCCCTAACATCATCCAGTGTGCATACCTCCACCTGGTGCCCCGTGAGGAGTGTGAGCGTGCCTACCCTGGCGAGATCACCCAAAACATGGTGTGTGCCGGGGATGAGAAGCTCGGGAAGGACTCCTGCCAG GGTGATTCTGGGGGTCCGTTGGTGTGTGGCGACCGTCTCCGAGGCCTTGTGTCATGGGGTAACGTCCCCTGCGGATCCAAGGAGAAGCCAGGCGTCTACACCGACGTCTGCAGATATGGCCACTGGATCCGAAAAACCATTCAGGCCAACTGA
- the LOC101334266 gene encoding kallikrein-6 isoform X3 — translation MLLRLSRPAKFSAHIQPLSLERDCAANHTSCHILGWGKTADGDFPNIIQCAYLHLVPREECERAYPGEITQNMVCAGDEKLGKDSCQGDSGGPLVCGDRLRGLVSWGNVPCGSKEKPGVYTDVCRYGHWIRKTIQAN, via the exons ATGCTGTTGCGCCTGTCACGCCCAGCCAAATTCTCTGCACACATACAGCCCCTGTCCCTGGAAAGGGACTGCGCAGCCAACCACACCAGCTGCCACATCCTAGGCTGGGGCAAGACGGCAGATG GTGATTTCCCTAACATCATCCAGTGTGCATACCTCCACCTGGTGCCCCGTGAGGAGTGTGAGCGTGCCTACCCTGGCGAGATCACCCAAAACATGGTGTGTGCCGGGGATGAGAAGCTCGGGAAGGACTCCTGCCAG GGTGATTCTGGGGGTCCGTTGGTGTGTGGCGACCGTCTCCGAGGCCTTGTGTCATGGGGTAACGTCCCCTGCGGATCCAAGGAGAAGCCAGGCGTCTACACCGACGTCTGCAGATATGGCCACTGGATCCGAAAAACCATTCAGGCCAACTGA
- the LOC109548665 gene encoding kallikrein-7-like, whose product MAGFLLPALLTLLLSLALGSAAQEAHVKKSEKIIDGMPCLTGAQPWQVALLRGNQLYCGGVLVNENWVLTAAHCLMNSYNVHMGSEYLSRGQKIRATMSFRHPDYSTQSQANDIMLVKLRTPAKLSSTVKKVNLPSRCEPPGTTCTVSGWGTTTSPTATFPEKLMCTDIDIISSEDCRKVYRDLLGDSMLCAGIPNSSTNACNGDSGGPLMCKGTLQGLVSWGAFPCGQPNNPAVYTQVCKYIDWINTTISTYC is encoded by the exons ATGGCAGGATTCCTTCTTCCAGCCCTGCTGACCCTACTGCTGTCCTTAGCCCTGGGATCTGCTGCACAGGAAG CCCATGTTAAGAAGAGTGAGAAGATTATTGATGGGATGCCGTGTCTAACAGGTGCCCAGCCCTGGCAGGTGGCCCTGCTCAGAGGCAATCAGCTCTACTGTGGAGGCGTGCTGGTCAACGAGAACTGGGTGCTTACTGCTGCCCACTGCCTGATGAA TTCGTACAACGTGCATATGGGCAGTGAATACCTGAGCAGAGGCCAGAAGATCAGGGCCACAATGTCATTCCGCCACCCTGACTACTCCACGCAGAGCCAGGCTAATGACATCATGCTGGTGAAGCTAAGGACGCCGGCCAAGCTGTCATCCACCGTGAAGAAGGTCAACCTGCCTTCCCGCTGTGAACCCCCTGGGACCACGTGTACCGTTTCTGGCTGGGGCACCACCACCAGCCCTACTG CGACCTTTCCAGAGAAACTCATGTGCACAGACATCGACATCATCTCCTCTGAAGACTGCAGGAAGGTTTACAGGGACTTGCTGGGAGATTCCATGCTGTGTGCTGGCATCCCCAACTCCAGCACCAATGCCTGCAAC GGTGACTCAGGGGGACCACTGATGTGCAAAGGTACTTTGCAAGGCCTGGTGTCCTGGGGAGCTTTCCCTTGCGGCCAACCCAACAACCCAGCTGTCTATACCCAAGTCTGCAAGTACATCGATTGGATAAACACCACCATCAGCACGTATTGCTAA